In the Leptolyngbya sp. SIO1E4 genome, one interval contains:
- a CDS encoding N-acetyl-gamma-glutamyl-phosphate reductase, which yields MSESEQIRVGIVGASGYGGIQLVRLLSEHPHTRITYLGGSSSAGKPYTDIYPHLKGDFPLVVEAIDIQTISDCCDVVFLSLPNGLAFNLAPDLLSKGCKVLDLSADYRFTNLQTYQAWYGGDRSDGQTNQEAVYGLPELFRDPIQEARLVGCPGCYPTASLLAIAPLLKQGLAQSDSIIVDAKSGASGGGRQLKENLLLAEADNSLAAYGVAKHRHTPEIEQVCTYLAGREVLVQFTPHLVPMVRGILSTVYANLRDPGLVREDLHTIYSAFYRHCSWVTVMPSGIYPQTKWAWGTNRCYLSIEVDARTGRVIVMSAIDNLMKGQAGQAVQCLNLMCGLDEQVGLPYQSFYP from the coding sequence ATGAGCGAGTCTGAACAAATCCGCGTGGGCATTGTCGGAGCCTCTGGCTATGGAGGTATTCAACTGGTGCGGCTGCTGAGCGAACATCCCCATACCCGGATTACTTACCTGGGTGGCAGCAGCAGCGCTGGCAAGCCTTACACCGACATTTATCCACACCTCAAGGGAGATTTCCCGCTGGTGGTTGAGGCCATCGATATCCAGACTATTTCAGACTGCTGCGATGTCGTATTTTTATCTCTCCCCAATGGGCTCGCTTTTAACCTGGCCCCGGATCTGCTGTCAAAGGGCTGTAAAGTCCTAGATCTATCTGCTGACTATCGCTTTACGAATTTACAGACCTATCAAGCTTGGTATGGGGGCGATCGCAGCGATGGGCAAACCAATCAAGAGGCTGTGTATGGGCTGCCGGAATTGTTTCGTGATCCCATCCAGGAGGCTCGCCTGGTCGGCTGTCCGGGGTGCTATCCGACCGCCAGTCTGCTCGCGATCGCGCCGTTGCTAAAGCAGGGGTTGGCTCAATCTGACAGCATCATTGTTGATGCAAAATCTGGTGCTTCTGGCGGCGGTCGTCAGCTCAAAGAAAATCTGCTGCTGGCCGAGGCCGACAACTCCCTAGCTGCCTATGGGGTTGCTAAGCACCGCCATACGCCAGAAATTGAACAAGTCTGCACCTATCTAGCGGGGCGCGAGGTTCTGGTGCAGTTTACACCCCACTTGGTTCCGATGGTGCGCGGTATCTTATCCACCGTTTACGCTAACCTGCGTGACCCTGGCCTGGTGCGAGAAGATCTGCACACGATTTATTCGGCGTTTTACCGTCACTGTTCTTGGGTAACCGTGATGCCCAGCGGCATCTATCCCCAAACAAAATGGGCCTGGGGAACGAACCGCTGCTATCTCAGCATTGAAGTCGATGCCCGCACCGGCAGGGTGATTGTAATGTCGGCGATCGATAACCTGATGAAAGGGCAAGCAGGACAAGCCGTCCAGTGCCTGAATTTGATGTGTGGGTTAGATGAGCAAGTAGGTTTGCCCTATCAAAGCTTTTATCCTTAA
- a CDS encoding branched-chain amino acid ABC transporter permease, which produces MLDFIQLVIYGIVLGCILSLGAIGVSLTFGILRFANFAHGDLMTIGAYFGFVLIQQVGLPFWVSLPIACLLAVGVAITIDYLVFRQLRSRPPVILLISSFGIALILRSLIQLIWGSDQLVYRQGIQQSWQFGGLSLKPDQLVIVVGAIALVTALHFFLQNTKIGKAMRAMADNVDLAKVSGINTERVVLWTWALGAVMACAAGVFLGLDTQLAPTMGWSILLSIFAAAILGGIGSPYGAIAGGLVIGLASELSTLVISPAYKSAVAFAILVVMLIVRPTGLLGGR; this is translated from the coding sequence GTGCTCGACTTCATACAGCTCGTTATCTATGGCATCGTTTTAGGATGCATTTTGTCTTTAGGGGCGATCGGCGTATCGCTGACGTTTGGAATTTTGCGCTTCGCCAATTTTGCCCATGGCGACCTGATGACCATCGGCGCTTATTTTGGCTTTGTGTTGATTCAGCAAGTGGGGTTGCCGTTTTGGGTGAGCTTACCGATCGCCTGTCTGCTGGCCGTTGGCGTTGCGATCACGATTGACTATTTGGTCTTTCGGCAACTCCGCAGTCGTCCACCCGTCATTTTGCTGATTTCCTCCTTCGGTATTGCCCTGATCTTGCGCAGCCTGATTCAGCTAATTTGGGGATCTGATCAGCTCGTCTATCGCCAGGGCATTCAACAGTCGTGGCAGTTTGGAGGGCTCAGCCTGAAACCGGATCAGCTGGTGATTGTCGTCGGGGCGATCGCCCTGGTGACTGCCCTGCATTTCTTTCTGCAAAACACCAAAATAGGAAAAGCGATGCGGGCCATGGCAGACAACGTGGATTTAGCCAAGGTCAGCGGCATCAATACAGAACGAGTCGTGTTGTGGACTTGGGCCTTGGGCGCCGTGATGGCCTGTGCTGCAGGCGTTTTTCTCGGCTTAGATACGCAGCTGGCACCCACCATGGGTTGGAGTATCTTGTTGTCGATTTTTGCGGCAGCTATCTTGGGGGGCATTGGCAGCCCCTATGGGGCGATCGCGGGCGGGCTTGTCATTGGCTTAGCGTCAGAATTGTCGACGTTGGTTATTTCACCGGCCTATAAATCTGCGGTTGCCTTTGCCATTTTGGTTGTGATGCTGATTGTGAGGCCCACTGGGCTGCTGGGAGGGCGATAG
- a CDS encoding sugar transferase, whose product MDTESNILPNLETVPLAVHYTDGACVIRLPVALTVTEAVSFRNVCKDLFREYPDLKSLSLDFSDTLFIDSSGIGVLTICRRLCEQRQTELLLHDVGPQVMMALAITDLDKIFTIKQTDPDRVLPPPKQQERKMLSTHPSIGSRAKRAMDIVGSIVGLSITAVLFVPIAIAIKLDDGGPILFSQTRCSWMGKRFRIWKFRSMVVDAEARKHEIQNKNEAEGPLFKIKDDTRITGIGKFLRKTSLDEFPQFWNVLKGDMSLVGTRPPTPDEIERYEVPAWQRLDVKPGLTGEWQVNGRSSITNFEDVIKLDLRYQQNWSLFYDLKIIFKTVLIIFTSKSGAS is encoded by the coding sequence ATGGACACGGAGTCCAATATTCTGCCAAATTTAGAGACCGTTCCTCTGGCAGTTCATTACACTGACGGCGCTTGCGTCATTCGGCTACCCGTAGCGCTGACTGTTACGGAAGCGGTTAGTTTTCGGAATGTTTGTAAGGACTTGTTCCGTGAATACCCGGACTTAAAAAGCCTCTCGTTGGACTTTAGCGATACCCTCTTCATTGACAGTAGCGGTATCGGGGTCCTTACGATTTGCCGCCGCCTCTGTGAGCAACGCCAGACAGAACTCCTGCTGCATGATGTCGGGCCTCAGGTGATGATGGCCCTAGCCATTACGGATCTAGACAAGATTTTCACCATTAAACAGACTGACCCAGATAGGGTACTGCCACCGCCGAAGCAACAAGAGCGGAAAATGCTATCAACGCACCCATCCATTGGCTCGCGAGCCAAACGAGCCATGGATATTGTCGGTAGCATTGTAGGTTTAAGCATCACTGCTGTATTGTTTGTGCCCATTGCGATCGCCATCAAACTGGACGACGGCGGCCCCATACTTTTTAGTCAGACTCGCTGTTCTTGGATGGGGAAACGCTTTCGGATCTGGAAGTTTCGCTCCATGGTCGTGGATGCCGAAGCCCGGAAGCACGAGATTCAAAATAAAAATGAAGCTGAAGGGCCTCTCTTTAAGATCAAGGACGATACTCGCATTACAGGAATCGGAAAATTTCTGCGAAAAACTAGCCTGGATGAATTTCCTCAGTTTTGGAATGTGCTGAAAGGGGATATGAGCCTCGTAGGCACCCGACCCCCCACACCCGATGAGATTGAACGTTACGAAGTGCCCGCTTGGCAGCGATTAGACGTTAAGCCGGGACTCACGGGTGAATGGCAGGTGAATGGTCGCTCTAGCATCACAAACTTTGAGGATGTGATTAAGCTTGATCTGCGATATCAGCAAAATTGGAGCCTGTTCTACGACCTCAAAATCATCTTCAAGACCGTGCTGATCATATTCACGAGCAAGTCTGGAGCCTCGTAG
- the clpB gene encoding ATP-dependent chaperone ClpB, with amino-acid sequence MQPTDPDKFTTKAWDAIVEAQTVARRFKHQYMEVEHVLVALLEQEEGLGHSILKKATLDPELLLKELETFAKRQARVRVTTDSNLYLGQSLDRMLDQAEAARQDLKDKFISIEHLLLGFAEDERIGRRLLKGFEVGAPELMSAIKAVRGRQKVTDQDPESRYQALEKFGRDLTELAREGHLDPVIGRDEEIRRVIQVLSRRTKNNPVLIGEPGVGKTAIAEGLAQRIINGDVPESLKNRQLISLDIGGLIAGAKYRGEFEDRLRSVLGEVTESGGQIVLFIDELHTVVGTGAGQGTMDAGNLLKPMLARGELRCIGATTLDEYRKNIEKDAALERRFQQIYVDQPDVENAISILRGLKQRYEVHHGVKIADSALVAAAVLSDRYISDRFLPDKAIDLVDEAAAKLKMEITSKPEELETIDRRLMQLEMEKLSLESEDASSGVAYRTARERLARINEEIEELAERQQQFSSQWQNEKQTLDAINALQEEEDHLRVQVDQAERAYDLNKAAQLKYGRLETVQREREAKEAQLIEIQAQGKTLLREQVLEADIAEIVAKWTGIPVNRLMESERQKLLRLEGHLHKRVIGQDEAVSAVAAAIRRARAGMNDPGRPIGSFLFMGPTGVGKTELARALAAFLFDTEEALIRVDMSEYMEKHAVARLVGAPPGYVGYEEGGQLSEAVRRHPYSVVLLDEVEKAHPDVFNILLQVLDDGRITDAQGHLVDFSNTIVVMTSNIGSDDILDIAGDDSRYGEIRDRVLKALRGHFRPEFLNRVDDLILFHPLQQQELSQIVVIQVGRIQKRLADQKISLSLSKAAINYIAQVGYDPVYGARPLKRAIQKELENPIATKILEETFVEGSTIHVSLREGTLVFRAMSTEDNATEELTPAKETQAV; translated from the coding sequence TGCAGCCCACCGATCCCGATAAGTTCACAACCAAAGCCTGGGATGCCATCGTTGAAGCACAAACCGTCGCCCGCCGCTTCAAACATCAATATATGGAAGTAGAGCACGTTCTCGTCGCTTTACTGGAGCAAGAGGAGGGATTAGGGCACAGCATTCTCAAAAAAGCGACGTTAGATCCAGAACTGCTGCTAAAAGAGTTAGAAACCTTCGCCAAACGTCAGGCACGGGTGCGGGTGACAACCGACAGCAACTTGTATTTAGGCCAAAGCCTGGATCGAATGTTGGATCAAGCCGAAGCCGCTCGCCAAGATTTAAAAGATAAGTTTATTTCAATCGAGCACTTGCTTTTAGGCTTTGCCGAAGATGAGCGGATTGGACGCCGGCTCTTGAAGGGCTTTGAGGTCGGGGCACCAGAGCTGATGTCGGCGATTAAAGCCGTGCGCGGTCGCCAGAAAGTAACTGACCAAGATCCCGAGAGCCGTTACCAGGCGCTGGAAAAATTTGGGCGTGACCTGACTGAACTGGCCCGAGAAGGTCATCTTGATCCGGTGATTGGCCGTGATGAAGAGATTCGGCGGGTGATTCAGGTTTTGTCACGGCGAACGAAAAATAATCCTGTGCTGATTGGGGAGCCAGGGGTCGGCAAGACCGCGATCGCAGAAGGGTTAGCTCAACGCATTATTAACGGTGATGTGCCTGAATCTTTGAAAAATCGCCAGCTGATTTCCCTGGATATTGGTGGCCTCATTGCGGGTGCCAAGTATCGCGGAGAATTTGAGGATCGCCTGCGATCAGTGTTAGGGGAAGTGACCGAGTCCGGCGGACAGATTGTGCTGTTTATCGACGAACTGCACACTGTAGTGGGCACTGGTGCCGGACAGGGCACCATGGATGCTGGCAATTTGCTAAAGCCTATGCTGGCGCGGGGAGAACTGCGCTGTATTGGGGCCACCACCCTCGACGAGTATCGCAAGAACATCGAGAAAGATGCTGCTTTAGAACGCCGTTTCCAGCAGATCTATGTCGATCAGCCTGATGTTGAAAACGCCATTTCTATTCTGCGGGGGCTCAAACAGCGCTATGAAGTCCACCATGGGGTCAAGATTGCAGACTCAGCGTTAGTGGCTGCAGCAGTGTTGTCCGATCGCTACATCAGCGATCGCTTTTTGCCCGATAAAGCGATCGACCTCGTGGATGAAGCTGCCGCCAAACTCAAAATGGAAATCACCTCCAAGCCAGAGGAACTGGAGACCATCGACCGCCGCCTGATGCAGCTAGAGATGGAAAAGCTTTCTCTAGAAAGCGAAGATGCCTCCTCTGGGGTTGCCTATCGCACTGCTCGAGAGCGCCTGGCCCGCATCAACGAAGAAATTGAGGAACTGGCGGAACGGCAGCAGCAGTTTAGCAGCCAGTGGCAGAACGAAAAGCAAACCTTAGATGCCATTAATGCGCTTCAGGAAGAAGAAGACCATTTGCGAGTACAGGTCGATCAGGCTGAGCGAGCTTACGATTTGAACAAAGCGGCCCAGTTAAAGTATGGCAGGCTGGAAACTGTGCAGCGAGAGCGTGAAGCCAAAGAAGCCCAGCTCATCGAAATTCAGGCTCAAGGTAAAACGCTGCTGCGAGAACAGGTCTTAGAAGCAGATATTGCGGAAATTGTTGCCAAGTGGACGGGGATTCCCGTGAATCGCTTGATGGAATCTGAGCGTCAAAAACTGCTGCGCCTAGAAGGTCACCTTCACAAGCGCGTGATTGGGCAAGATGAAGCAGTTTCTGCCGTGGCTGCCGCTATCCGTCGAGCCAGAGCGGGCATGAACGATCCTGGTCGTCCGATTGGGTCGTTTCTCTTCATGGGGCCAACGGGGGTGGGTAAAACCGAGTTGGCGCGGGCATTGGCAGCGTTTCTTTTTGATACTGAGGAAGCCCTGATTCGGGTTGACATGTCTGAGTACATGGAAAAACACGCCGTAGCTCGCCTGGTCGGTGCCCCTCCTGGCTACGTGGGCTACGAAGAAGGCGGTCAACTTTCAGAAGCGGTGCGGCGACATCCTTACTCTGTTGTCCTTCTAGATGAAGTCGAAAAAGCCCACCCCGACGTGTTTAACATCCTGCTCCAGGTTCTAGACGATGGCCGCATCACTGACGCCCAAGGGCACCTAGTAGACTTCAGCAACACGATTGTGGTGATGACCAGCAACATCGGCAGTGACGATATTCTAGACATTGCCGGAGATGACAGCCGCTATGGTGAAATTCGCGATCGCGTCCTCAAAGCTTTGCGAGGTCATTTCCGCCCAGAGTTCCTAAACCGGGTTGATGATTTAATCCTATTCCACCCGCTACAACAGCAGGAACTGAGTCAGATTGTGGTCATTCAGGTGGGCCGCATCCAGAAACGACTGGCTGATCAAAAAATTTCGCTGTCTCTCTCTAAGGCCGCAATCAACTACATTGCCCAAGTCGGGTATGACCCCGTTTACGGAGCCCGTCCTCTCAAACGAGCGATTCAAAAAGAACTTGAAAACCCGATTGCCACCAAAATTCTGGAAGAGACGTTTGTGGAGGGCAGCACCATTCACGTCAGCTTAAGGGAAGGGACGCTTGTCTTTCGGGCAATGTCAACCGAGGACAACGCCACAGAGGAATTAACGCCTGCTAAAGAAACTCAGGCCGTCTAA
- a CDS encoding FAD-dependent oxidoreductase, whose amino-acid sequence MPQLPRLSQVGISFGAAIALLSPSTLQLVASAQPSSDWLAALPRTPDEVVECEILIIGGGLAGTATAYQSLKAGHTVCLTEMTDWVGGQISSQGTTALDESRRQRQLLFYSEGYKELRDRIEEKYGELNPGECWVSAACFMPEDAHDMLFDMLEDAARDGNGELKWFPSTVPKDLEFNADGSQITSVVSIQHSPAPDTPPLNTEPLSQVIEDIYRYEDSARFNKHIIQFVSPEGDSEGPADWYVVEATETGEIIAMGGIPYRLGLDPKSALNPSSPVETNNPYCTQGFTYTFAMEKTETPQPQTVPSFYTQYEPYFSYERAREGYTPEDYYDFVFTYRRLWSETPRREERIIGSPRPRPGDISMQNWTWGNDYRPGNPEDNLIYTHDQLLEMGQLEPGGWMGGLRQETLRLGEENALSYYYWLIVGTTDSQLSNTVKEPFPNSRLLTGYDAPMGTAHGLSKHPYIREARRIIGRPSFGYADGFEINEVDFTWIDFDDPFYQENLDPRTFQALRREVAGQAALDAIVNQTPASEIPRRRRSRIYPDSVGIAQYAIDFHPCMLEAPPEKPGNIERPGVRQAHGQAYPAQIPLRALIPQRVDNLLIASKSIAASTIAAAAYRVHSFEWSVGVGAAATIDFAMRQNILPYELVDDLPNREPLLEELRLELERSGNPTKFPNTSIFNEDWEDWRPW is encoded by the coding sequence ATGCCTCAATTACCTCGTCTTAGCCAGGTAGGGATTTCATTCGGGGCTGCGATCGCCCTGCTAAGCCCTTCTACCTTGCAGCTAGTTGCCAGTGCCCAACCCTCCTCTGATTGGCTAGCCGCGCTCCCCCGGACGCCAGATGAGGTAGTTGAATGCGAAATCCTGATCATTGGAGGCGGTTTAGCCGGGACCGCGACTGCGTATCAAAGTCTTAAAGCCGGGCATACCGTTTGCTTGACGGAGATGACCGATTGGGTGGGTGGCCAGATTTCGTCTCAGGGAACAACCGCCCTGGATGAGTCTCGTCGGCAGCGGCAACTACTGTTTTATTCCGAAGGCTACAAGGAATTACGCGATCGCATTGAAGAGAAATACGGCGAGCTTAATCCTGGAGAGTGTTGGGTAAGCGCTGCCTGCTTCATGCCAGAAGATGCCCACGACATGTTATTTGACATGCTAGAGGATGCTGCCCGCGATGGCAATGGCGAACTCAAATGGTTCCCCTCTACGGTGCCCAAAGACCTGGAATTCAATGCAGATGGCTCCCAAATTACCAGCGTTGTTAGTATCCAACACAGCCCGGCACCAGATACCCCGCCGCTGAATACCGAGCCCCTGTCTCAGGTGATTGAAGACATCTACCGCTACGAAGATTCGGCCCGTTTCAACAAGCATATTATTCAGTTTGTGTCCCCTGAAGGTGATTCCGAAGGCCCTGCTGATTGGTATGTGGTGGAAGCCACCGAGACGGGTGAAATTATTGCCATGGGGGGGATTCCCTATCGTTTGGGGTTAGATCCCAAATCAGCTTTGAATCCATCGTCCCCGGTTGAAACCAACAATCCCTACTGCACCCAGGGGTTTACCTATACTTTTGCGATGGAGAAAACTGAGACTCCGCAACCACAAACGGTTCCTTCCTTCTACACGCAGTATGAACCTTATTTCAGCTACGAACGGGCCCGTGAAGGTTATACGCCAGAAGATTACTACGACTTTGTCTTTACCTACCGTCGCCTCTGGAGTGAAACCCCCCGGCGGGAAGAACGCATTATTGGCTCGCCTCGGCCCCGCCCAGGGGATATCTCCATGCAGAATTGGACTTGGGGCAACGATTATCGTCCGGGTAACCCGGAAGACAACCTCATTTATACCCACGACCAGCTACTAGAAATGGGGCAGCTTGAACCTGGCGGTTGGATGGGCGGGCTGCGGCAAGAGACCCTCAGGCTAGGGGAAGAGAATGCCCTCAGCTATTATTACTGGCTCATTGTGGGGACGACGGATTCTCAATTAAGCAACACCGTCAAAGAACCTTTCCCCAATAGCCGTTTACTGACGGGTTATGACGCTCCTATGGGAACTGCCCATGGACTCTCAAAACACCCCTACATTCGCGAGGCTCGGCGCATTATCGGGCGCCCTTCCTTTGGGTATGCAGATGGCTTTGAGATTAACGAAGTTGATTTCACCTGGATTGATTTTGACGATCCGTTTTATCAAGAGAATCTAGATCCCAGGACTTTTCAGGCCCTACGGCGAGAGGTGGCGGGTCAAGCTGCGTTAGATGCCATTGTCAATCAAACGCCTGCCTCAGAGATTCCACGGCGGCGGCGATCTCGCATTTATCCTGACTCCGTAGGCATCGCTCAGTATGCGATCGACTTCCACCCCTGTATGTTGGAGGCTCCCCCAGAGAAACCTGGCAATATTGAGCGTCCTGGGGTCCGTCAGGCCCATGGGCAGGCCTATCCGGCTCAGATTCCGCTGCGGGCGCTCATTCCGCAGCGGGTTGACAACTTGCTAATTGCTAGCAAGAGTATTGCTGCCAGCACCATTGCCGCTGCCGCCTATCGGGTGCATTCCTTCGAATGGTCAGTCGGCGTTGGGGCCGCCGCAACCATTGACTTTGCCATGCGTCAAAACATCTTGCCTTACGAACTGGTAGATGATCTGCCCAATCGGGAACCTTTGCTCGAGGAACTACGCCTCGAATTAGAGCGCAGTGGCAATCCCACCAAGTTTCCCAACACCTCCATCTTCAATGAAGACTGGGAGGATTGGCGTCCCTGGTAA
- a CDS encoding ParA family protein codes for MKVQHVAQAAGQSDASPWVLAVLNGKGGVGKTTTAVNLAAILSESYSVLLVDADPQASATWWVSRSPQPVTFDITQETDATLLGKLKKISDYSLIVVDTPPALNSVALAAVIPVADYILLPTPPAPMDLAALVTTIKSAIAPSGVAHRVLLTKVDSRSLAEAIEAQATLNSLDIPACETIIRTYKAHERAALEGVPITRWRGANVKEARADYCRVADEVQQDWRLP; via the coding sequence ATGAAAGTACAGCATGTTGCTCAGGCGGCCGGGCAAAGCGATGCCTCCCCATGGGTGTTAGCGGTTCTTAATGGCAAGGGCGGTGTTGGTAAAACAACGACTGCCGTTAACCTCGCAGCAATTTTGTCCGAATCCTATTCGGTTTTACTGGTGGATGCCGATCCGCAGGCCTCAGCCACCTGGTGGGTCTCGCGCAGCCCTCAGCCCGTGACGTTTGATATCACTCAGGAGACAGACGCTACACTTCTAGGCAAACTGAAGAAGATATCTGATTATTCTCTGATTGTGGTAGATACGCCCCCGGCCCTCAATTCGGTAGCGCTCGCAGCGGTGATTCCGGTTGCAGACTACATTTTGCTGCCCACTCCGCCAGCCCCGATGGATTTAGCAGCGTTGGTGACGACGATTAAATCTGCGATCGCCCCGTCTGGAGTGGCCCATCGGGTGCTGTTAACCAAGGTGGATTCTCGTAGTTTGGCAGAGGCGATCGAGGCTCAAGCGACGCTCAATAGCTTAGACATTCCTGCCTGTGAGACAATCATTCGCACCTATAAAGCCCATGAACGGGCTGCCTTGGAGGGGGTTCCCATTACCCGGTGGCGAGGTGCAAACGTCAAAGAAGCGAGGGCCGATTACTGCCGCGTTGCCGACGAAGTACAGCAAGACTGGAGACTGCCATGA
- a CDS encoding branched-chain amino acid ABC transporter permease, protein MDFSGLINYGVFFLTLVSIYAILTLGLNIQWGYAGMLNIGVGAFFAVGAYTSTLVSVVPNDAYVGGFNAPVIVGVVLAMALAGGLAFFVGLITLPLRSDYLAIATIGIAEIVRLVLKNEAWLTNGVRGIAGIPKPLAWLGNSPWLMLGVVLVALGVVFWASDRAYRSPWGRVLRAVREDEPATLAAGKNVIGFRLQAFVLGAMVMGLAGALYAHFVGFISPEAFQPEFATFIVWVMLIAGGSGNTRGAAVGAFVIWGLWSGTELATNLLPTVWITRAGALRLLLIGVLLQVILLMRPEGIFPERPPQTRTVKRRAKRIQD, encoded by the coding sequence ATGGATTTCTCAGGCTTGATCAATTACGGCGTTTTTTTCCTGACGTTAGTAAGTATCTACGCCATCCTGACCCTGGGTCTTAATATTCAGTGGGGCTATGCAGGCATGCTGAATATTGGGGTCGGTGCTTTTTTTGCAGTTGGTGCTTACACGAGCACCCTGGTTTCTGTGGTGCCGAATGATGCCTACGTTGGAGGCTTTAATGCACCGGTTATTGTCGGTGTGGTGCTGGCGATGGCACTCGCAGGGGGGTTGGCCTTTTTTGTTGGGCTGATTACGCTTCCTTTACGCTCTGACTATCTCGCCATCGCCACCATCGGGATTGCTGAAATTGTTCGCTTAGTGCTCAAGAACGAAGCTTGGCTGACGAATGGCGTGCGCGGCATTGCCGGCATTCCAAAACCACTGGCCTGGTTAGGCAATAGCCCTTGGCTAATGCTAGGGGTTGTGCTGGTTGCTTTGGGGGTCGTATTTTGGGCCAGCGATCGCGCCTATCGATCACCCTGGGGGCGCGTGTTGCGAGCTGTTCGGGAAGATGAACCAGCGACCCTAGCTGCGGGTAAGAATGTGATTGGCTTTCGCCTCCAGGCATTCGTGTTAGGCGCTATGGTAATGGGGCTAGCTGGTGCCCTCTATGCTCACTTTGTTGGCTTCATTAGCCCCGAAGCCTTTCAGCCAGAATTTGCCACCTTTATTGTTTGGGTCATGCTCATTGCGGGGGGTAGCGGCAACACTCGAGGGGCTGCTGTCGGTGCCTTCGTAATTTGGGGGCTGTGGTCAGGCACTGAGTTAGCGACTAACCTGTTACCCACGGTTTGGATCACCCGGGCAGGTGCCTTGCGACTGCTGCTGATTGGGGTGCTATTGCAGGTTATTTTACTCATGCGCCCAGAGGGTATTTTTCCGGAACGGCCCCCCCAAACCAGAACTGTGAAGCGTCGAGCTAAACGGATCCAAGACTGA
- a CDS encoding HAD hydrolase-like protein, translating to MTTLLFDFDGTLADSLAVIVTITNRLAPEFGYRPTPLEKIDTLKGLNARQLIRYSGIPVLKIPALLRRLRTELRQQSAQILPCADMPAVIQSLYQQQHTLAVITSNTPDIVNAFLAAHQLQNYFVGVDGGGTLFGKGRLITRCLQQRPFDPEQTVYVGDEVRDVEAARFAGIRVVSVTWGFNNREALAAAKPDWLVDEPQALQAIADAV from the coding sequence TTGACCACACTCTTGTTTGATTTTGATGGCACGCTGGCAGATAGTTTGGCTGTCATCGTTACGATTACTAACCGGTTGGCTCCAGAATTTGGGTATCGACCGACTCCCTTGGAGAAAATCGATACCCTAAAGGGGCTTAACGCGCGTCAGCTTATTCGGTACTCAGGCATTCCAGTGCTGAAAATACCGGCATTGCTGCGGCGCTTACGGACGGAGCTCCGCCAACAGAGTGCTCAAATTCTGCCCTGTGCCGATATGCCAGCTGTGATTCAGTCGCTGTACCAACAGCAACACACCCTGGCTGTGATTACGTCAAATACTCCTGACATTGTAAATGCCTTTCTGGCTGCCCATCAGCTGCAGAACTATTTTGTCGGAGTTGACGGAGGCGGTACTTTGTTTGGCAAGGGTCGGCTGATTACGCGGTGTCTGCAGCAGCGCCCCTTCGACCCAGAACAAACGGTTTATGTTGGCGATGAAGTTCGCGATGTAGAGGCTGCCCGCTTTGCCGGAATTCGCGTTGTTTCGGTGACATGGGGGTTTAACAATCGTGAAGCGTTGGCTGCTGCTAAACCAGACTGGCTGGTAGATGAACCGCAAGCGTTGCAAGCGATTGCAGATGCGGTATAG
- a CDS encoding 23S rRNA (pseudouridine(1915)-N(3))-methyltransferase RlmH produces MGSFPKVKLISVGKVKKPWIREGIEVYQKRLPELEIIEVKDSTPNKEGEQILSLLKGSDRLIALTEEGKSFSSLQFAEFLSQADSNRLMFTIGSAEGLSLTVKEAAVTCLSLSLMTFPHEIARLLLVEQLYRAKTILQGSSYHK; encoded by the coding sequence ATGGGCAGTTTTCCAAAAGTCAAACTAATTTCGGTCGGCAAAGTTAAGAAGCCCTGGATTCGTGAGGGCATTGAGGTCTATCAAAAGCGGCTGCCAGAACTCGAAATCATTGAAGTCAAGGACTCTACTCCCAATAAAGAAGGGGAACAGATACTGTCTTTGCTGAAGGGGAGCGATCGCCTGATTGCCCTCACGGAAGAGGGCAAATCGTTCTCTTCACTTCAGTTTGCGGAGTTTTTGAGTCAGGCTGATTCTAATCGCCTGATGTTTACAATCGGCAGCGCAGAAGGGCTTAGCCTGACCGTTAAAGAAGCTGCCGTTACCTGTCTAAGCCTTTCCCTGATGACTTTTCCCCACGAGATAGCACGATTGCTTTTGGTAGAACAGTTATACCGGGCCAAGACGATTCTTCAAGGCAGTAGCTACCACAAGTAA